One genomic window of Candidatus Nitrospira inopinata includes the following:
- a CDS encoding twin-arginine translocase TatA/TatE family subunit → MFGSLGFTELVLILFIVLIIFGAGKLPQLGEGLGKAIKGFKKSVHEADAIEAEAQAQAVAQQQATPPQPASPPSAQAPVVSQPPAGVQPAPPA, encoded by the coding sequence ATGTTTGGAAGTCTCGGATTCACGGAGTTGGTGCTGATTCTGTTCATCGTGCTGATTATTTTCGGCGCGGGCAAGTTGCCCCAATTGGGAGAGGGGTTGGGGAAAGCCATCAAAGGGTTCAAAAAGTCCGTGCACGAGGCGGACGCGATCGAGGCGGAGGCCCAGGCTCAGGCCGTAGCGCAACAACAGGCGACTCCTCCCCAGCCGGCGAGCCCCCCGTCGGCTCAAGCGCCCGTTGTGAGCCAGCCGCCAGCCGGTGTGCAACCTGCCCCGCCCGCGTAG
- a CDS encoding ubiquitin-like protein Pup has product MEKQERKQEPKREPQAKEEVKANPKVIETGKKLKEDIDKLVDEIDDVLEKNAEEFVKNYVQKGGE; this is encoded by the coding sequence ATGGAAAAACAAGAGCGTAAGCAAGAACCCAAGCGCGAGCCCCAGGCCAAGGAAGAAGTCAAAGCGAATCCCAAGGTCATTGAGACGGGGAAAAAGCTTAAAGAAGACATCGACAAGCTCGTCGATGAAATCGACGATGTGCTTGAGAAGAACGCGGAAGAATTCGTGAAGAACTACGTTCAAAAAGGAGGGGAATAG
- a CDS encoding sodium-translocating pyrophosphatase — protein MSDSAIVTFALIAAVAGIGYGLYLAMWVFKLDAGNAKMQEIAKAIQEGAGAYMNRQYKTIGVVATVLFVVLAAAGAVSDKFGLLTAVGFLVGAGASAIAGYVGMIIAVRANVRTAQAAHDGLNAALTVAFRGGAVTGLLLIGLGLLAITGFYTIAQSIAGQEKAIHALLSLGFGGSLISVFARVGGGIYTKAADVGADLVGKVEAGIPEDDPRNPAVIADNVGDNVGDCAGMAADLFETYAVTTVAAMVLAFTMFKGATAPILYPLALGGVTIFATIIGILFVKVSPGGDIMPALYKGLFVAGGIAAVAFFPITSQIMDGVGGTSGVSYYVAALLGLIVTLALVFITDYYTSKSYEPVKYIAKASETGHATNIIAGLAVGMQSTAAPVVIIAAAILGSYWICGGGESGGLYGVAVAAVSMLSMAGIVVAIDAFGPITDNAGGIAEMSHLGKAVRDITDPLDAVGNTTKAVTKGYAIGSAGLAAVVLFAEYAREVTAHNSAMTAFDLSNPNVLVGLFIGGMLPYIFGALCMKAVGQAGGLIVEEVRRQFRTIKGIMEGTGKPEYGTCVDIVTQAAIQKMMIPGLIPVLSPILVGLILGPQALGGVLVGSIVTGLFVAISMTSGGGAWDNAKKFIEEQGLKGTDTHKAAVTGDTVGDPYKDTAGPAVNPMIKVINIVALLIVSLIVR, from the coding sequence GTGAGTGATTCAGCAATTGTGACGTTTGCATTGATTGCCGCAGTGGCCGGGATCGGCTACGGCCTGTATCTGGCCATGTGGGTGTTCAAACTGGATGCCGGCAACGCCAAGATGCAGGAGATTGCCAAGGCGATTCAGGAAGGAGCCGGCGCCTACATGAACCGGCAATATAAGACCATCGGCGTCGTCGCGACCGTGCTCTTTGTCGTGTTGGCGGCGGCGGGGGCGGTGTCCGACAAATTCGGCTTGCTGACGGCGGTCGGGTTTTTGGTGGGGGCCGGCGCATCGGCCATTGCCGGCTACGTGGGCATGATCATCGCCGTTCGAGCGAACGTAAGGACGGCGCAGGCGGCTCACGACGGATTAAACGCCGCGTTAACGGTCGCGTTTCGGGGAGGGGCCGTTACCGGGCTGTTGTTGATCGGCCTGGGCTTGTTGGCGATCACCGGCTTTTATACGATCGCGCAATCGATCGCGGGACAAGAGAAAGCCATCCATGCTCTGCTGAGTCTGGGATTCGGCGGCAGTTTGATTTCCGTGTTCGCCCGAGTCGGCGGCGGTATCTACACCAAGGCGGCGGATGTCGGAGCGGATCTGGTCGGTAAAGTGGAAGCCGGCATTCCGGAAGACGACCCGCGCAATCCGGCGGTGATCGCGGACAACGTCGGCGACAACGTCGGCGACTGCGCCGGCATGGCGGCGGACCTGTTCGAGACCTACGCGGTCACGACGGTGGCGGCGATGGTCTTGGCCTTTACCATGTTCAAGGGGGCCACCGCGCCGATTTTGTATCCGTTGGCGTTGGGCGGCGTCACGATCTTCGCGACCATCATCGGGATTCTCTTCGTCAAGGTCAGCCCCGGCGGCGACATCATGCCGGCTTTGTACAAGGGGCTTTTTGTGGCGGGAGGTATCGCGGCCGTGGCGTTCTTCCCGATCACGTCGCAAATCATGGACGGCGTCGGCGGAACGAGCGGCGTCAGCTACTACGTGGCGGCGTTGCTCGGGTTGATCGTGACGCTGGCGTTGGTCTTCATCACCGACTACTACACGTCGAAAAGTTACGAGCCGGTCAAGTACATCGCCAAGGCCAGTGAAACCGGCCACGCGACGAACATCATCGCGGGATTGGCGGTCGGCATGCAATCGACGGCGGCGCCGGTCGTCATCATCGCGGCGGCCATTTTGGGGAGCTACTGGATCTGCGGCGGAGGGGAGTCCGGCGGCTTGTACGGCGTGGCGGTGGCGGCGGTCTCCATGTTGTCGATGGCGGGCATTGTGGTGGCGATCGATGCGTTCGGACCGATTACCGACAACGCGGGCGGCATTGCCGAAATGTCGCACTTGGGGAAAGCGGTCCGTGACATTACCGATCCGCTCGACGCGGTCGGGAACACGACCAAGGCCGTGACCAAGGGGTACGCGATCGGCTCCGCGGGGTTGGCGGCCGTAGTTCTGTTCGCCGAGTACGCGCGCGAGGTGACGGCGCATAATTCCGCGATGACCGCGTTCGATCTTTCGAATCCCAACGTCTTGGTCGGGTTGTTCATCGGCGGCATGTTGCCGTACATTTTCGGGGCGCTCTGTATGAAAGCGGTCGGGCAGGCCGGCGGGTTGATCGTGGAAGAGGTGCGCCGGCAATTCCGAACGATCAAGGGCATTATGGAAGGGACCGGCAAGCCGGAGTATGGCACCTGTGTGGACATCGTCACGCAGGCGGCCATTCAGAAGATGATGATTCCGGGATTGATCCCCGTCTTGTCGCCGATCCTGGTGGGATTGATTCTCGGCCCTCAAGCCTTGGGAGGGGTCCTGGTCGGAAGCATCGTGACGGGGCTGTTCGTGGCCATTTCCATGACCAGCGGCGGCGGCGCCTGGGACAACGCCAAAAAGTTCATCGAGGAGCAGGGATTGAAGGGAACCGACACGCATAAAGCGGCCGTCACCGGCGACACGGTCGGTGATCCGTACAAGGACACGGCTGGACCGGCGGTCAATCCCATGATCAAGGTGATCAACATCGTCGCGCTCTTGATCGTCTCCTTGATCGTTCGATAG
- a CDS encoding ethylbenzene dehydrogenase-related protein yields the protein MTNLFSSRPRLLACLVGLLFTAGLLGGFGIPLVSSEGIGIRSHLIEGDVPVAPDDAAWSRIPRMTIPLSGQIITRPAWPEPSARTLDVRSVHNGREIAFLLEWQDNTKNDRLTPGTFRDGVAIGLPLGDAPAFFCMGQLDHYINMWHWKADWQSDIDRRAARASEKKEGGVRTFEVIPRRVSSVEDLIGGGFSTLTTKEKQGRVQGKALWKDGVWRVVMYRSLASEEQENEAKLIPGHVQAVSFAVWNGENKERNGQKAVAPWFQLNIDPLPN from the coding sequence ATGACAAACCTCTTCAGTTCCCGTCCCCGCTTGCTCGCGTGCCTCGTCGGTCTCCTCTTCACGGCCGGCCTTCTTGGGGGATTCGGAATTCCTCTCGTCAGTTCGGAGGGAATCGGCATCCGTTCTCATTTGATCGAAGGCGACGTCCCCGTCGCCCCGGACGATGCCGCGTGGAGCAGGATCCCGCGGATGACGATCCCCTTGAGCGGGCAAATCATTACGCGCCCGGCGTGGCCGGAGCCGTCCGCCCGGACGCTCGACGTGCGATCCGTCCACAACGGACGGGAGATCGCCTTTCTGCTCGAGTGGCAGGATAATACGAAAAACGACAGGCTTACGCCGGGAACGTTCCGGGACGGAGTGGCGATCGGCCTTCCTCTCGGCGACGCCCCGGCGTTCTTCTGCATGGGCCAACTGGACCACTACATCAACATGTGGCATTGGAAGGCGGATTGGCAGAGCGACATCGACCGGCGAGCGGCTCGGGCTTCGGAGAAAAAAGAAGGCGGCGTGCGAACGTTCGAAGTGATCCCGCGCCGGGTGTCTTCGGTGGAAGACTTGATCGGGGGCGGATTCAGCACGTTGACGACGAAGGAGAAACAAGGTCGCGTGCAGGGCAAGGCGCTGTGGAAGGACGGAGTTTGGCGCGTGGTCATGTACCGATCGCTCGCGAGCGAGGAACAAGAGAACGAAGCGAAACTGATTCCCGGCCATGTTCAAGCCGTCTCATTCGCCGTATGGAACGGGGAGAACAAAGAGCGCAACGGCCAAAAGGCCGTGGCGCCGTGGTTTCAACTGAATATCGATCCGCTTCCGAACTGA
- a CDS encoding class I SAM-dependent methyltransferase — protein sequence MSYTYDYTGKPTDEGIVRLYWRFLKMRLTRCLRNKTFRFDGRKYEYLYHPYNRTWKNERGVEIPIFREILVRHHGTRILEVGNVLSHYFPVQHDIVDKYEVSPGVINQDIIEFVPHEKYDLIVSISTLEHVGWDEQPQDPPKLLRAIEHMRSTCLAPGGMLVASLPIGYNRFFDDLVDRGKSPFTTHHFLRRISTRNYWVEADWDQIRGAPYGRFVAHAICIGIIRG from the coding sequence GTGTCCTACACCTACGACTACACCGGAAAGCCAACGGACGAGGGCATCGTCCGGCTGTACTGGCGTTTCCTGAAAATGCGGCTCACCCGCTGTCTGCGAAACAAAACCTTCCGCTTCGACGGCAGGAAATACGAGTATCTCTATCACCCCTATAACAGGACCTGGAAAAACGAACGCGGCGTCGAAATCCCGATTTTTCGAGAGATTCTTGTACGCCATCACGGCACACGGATTCTCGAGGTCGGCAACGTCCTCTCTCACTATTTCCCCGTTCAGCATGACATCGTCGATAAATACGAAGTCAGCCCAGGCGTGATCAATCAGGACATCATCGAGTTCGTCCCTCATGAGAAATACGACCTGATCGTCAGCATTTCGACGTTGGAGCATGTCGGGTGGGACGAACAGCCACAGGACCCTCCCAAGCTCCTCCGGGCGATCGAGCACATGCGATCCACCTGTCTCGCCCCCGGCGGCATGCTCGTCGCCAGCCTGCCGATCGGCTACAACCGCTTCTTTGACGACTTGGTGGACAGAGGCAAGAGTCCGTTTACCACGCACCACTTCCTGAGACGGATTTCAACGCGGAATTATTGGGTGGAGGCCGATTGGGACCAAATCCGCGGCGCACCCTACGGACGCTTCGTCGCCCATGCCATCTGTATCGGGATCATCCGTGGGTGA
- a CDS encoding multiheme c-type cytochrome has translation MLVLLALLVLSVEGGQAQMTARQSEDEKTSGWVSEIEKVFVRSEDCKQCHVRHYEEWKGVREQTPDLKTFGRIDAALLHGTSSESPVFRTVLGLWVQTNPTPDERSRCLSCHIPAAAVFPRYAERITEQILAGRPLVEGIGCASCHLIHAVEQTPNPPPTFRIKPGPVFYGPFADPEENLVHQAAQAPVFREAAFCAACHFDKVKDVTQKELPGEILAGMVCQDCHMEPSTGSSTSRRGAITRAIGRHWFRGVVGAGTMLRNRNLQAEWTPRIDIDAKRAGGALEGTALVKIGSLPHSFPDGDPVLKQFFLVVTAKDAQGRVLAEEIKRFGLPYDKILRGPIPDPFIKGGNTRKVPFALTLPDGVTPAFVEAVLTYALIPTPDPVLREKYLSTLRSDKERDEAGRIIDDYAKPRMLTYRAKAL, from the coding sequence ATGCTGGTTTTGCTTGCGCTGCTCGTCCTGTCGGTCGAGGGGGGTCAGGCACAGATGACGGCCCGACAGTCGGAGGATGAGAAGACGTCCGGGTGGGTGAGCGAGATTGAAAAAGTTTTCGTCAGATCGGAAGACTGCAAGCAATGTCACGTGCGACATTATGAAGAATGGAAGGGCGTCAGAGAGCAGACGCCGGATTTGAAAACGTTCGGGCGAATCGACGCGGCGTTATTGCACGGCACGTCGTCGGAGTCCCCCGTGTTTCGGACGGTCTTGGGGTTGTGGGTTCAGACGAATCCGACTCCGGACGAACGCAGTCGCTGTCTTTCGTGCCACATTCCCGCCGCCGCGGTCTTCCCCCGGTACGCGGAACGCATCACGGAGCAGATTTTGGCTGGTCGGCCTCTTGTCGAGGGCATCGGCTGCGCATCGTGCCATCTGATTCACGCCGTCGAGCAAACGCCGAATCCACCGCCGACGTTCAGGATCAAACCGGGTCCCGTCTTCTATGGGCCGTTTGCCGACCCTGAAGAGAACTTGGTCCATCAGGCGGCGCAGGCGCCGGTGTTTCGTGAAGCGGCCTTTTGCGCGGCGTGTCATTTCGACAAGGTGAAAGACGTGACGCAAAAGGAGCTGCCCGGAGAAATTCTTGCGGGCATGGTCTGTCAAGATTGCCACATGGAACCCTCGACCGGCAGCTCGACTTCAAGGCGGGGAGCCATCACCAGGGCCATCGGGCGTCATTGGTTTCGAGGCGTAGTGGGAGCCGGCACCATGCTGAGGAACCGCAATCTCCAGGCCGAATGGACGCCACGCATCGACATCGATGCGAAACGCGCCGGGGGGGCGCTCGAGGGAACCGCGCTGGTCAAGATCGGAAGTCTTCCGCACAGTTTTCCCGACGGAGACCCGGTCTTGAAGCAATTCTTTCTGGTCGTGACGGCCAAGGACGCTCAGGGGAGAGTATTGGCCGAAGAGATCAAACGATTTGGATTGCCGTACGACAAGATTCTACGCGGCCCGATTCCCGACCCCTTCATCAAGGGAGGCAACACCAGGAAGGTGCCGTTTGCCTTGACGCTCCCCGACGGCGTGACCCCCGCGTTCGTGGAAGCGGTGCTGACCTATGCGCTTATTCCGACTCCCGATCCGGTGCTGAGGGAAAAGTATCTGTCCACGTTGCGTTCCGACAAGGAGCGGGATGAGGCCGGTCGAATCATCGACGACTATGCGAAACCGCGCATGCTGACGTACCGCGCAAAGGCGTTGTAA
- the recJ gene encoding single-stranded-DNA-specific exonuclease RecJ, whose amino-acid sequence MGSKLWVFRDIDLTRREALAQALAISSATASLLLARGVTTLDEAAAWMSPGIVHDPFLIPDMDRAVDRLHQAMVNGERVCFYGDYDVDGMSATGIYLSFFQGLGANVSAYVPHRIREGYGLNEGAVRRLASEGVTLLVTSDCGTTSHREIALANQLGLDVIVTDHHQTDGELPPAVAVMNPHRRDARYPFHGLCSGGLAYKVACAYEARHGSGEVPTDALLDLVALSTIADVVPLQDENRVFVREGLAQLSRGARCGIRALKLVSGLANDCTADAIAFKLAPRLNAAGRLDEGLKGVRLLTTESEAEAKRLAEELDQLNRLRQRLESEIMRDATAAVEAGELPDAIVVASREWHMGVVGIVASRLVERFHRPAVVIALDGRGIGKGSARTIPGFDLYQGLASCRDLLLAFGGHPSAAGVTVHESRLSEFAGRFAAVAGRWAQAARRVPTLHLDSEVRLNEVTYRLLQEIGSLHPFGAGNPEPMFAGRRLEITNARVVGEKHLKMTLRQEGSPPFDGIGFGMKSLETQGVSLRDLVDVAFTPELNRWNGYDRIQLRIRDIRPSDGA is encoded by the coding sequence ATGGGGTCCAAACTCTGGGTCTTTCGCGATATTGACCTCACCCGCCGGGAGGCCTTGGCCCAGGCTCTGGCAATTTCCTCGGCGACGGCTTCGCTGTTGTTGGCTCGAGGCGTCACGACGTTGGACGAGGCCGCCGCCTGGATGTCTCCCGGCATCGTCCATGATCCCTTTTTGATTCCGGACATGGATAGAGCCGTTGATCGCCTTCATCAGGCCATGGTCAACGGCGAGCGGGTGTGTTTTTATGGTGATTACGACGTCGACGGCATGTCGGCAACAGGAATTTATCTCTCGTTTTTTCAAGGGCTTGGGGCCAATGTCTCTGCTTATGTGCCTCATCGCATTCGGGAAGGCTATGGTCTCAATGAGGGGGCGGTGCGCCGGTTGGCGAGTGAAGGGGTGACGTTGCTCGTGACGTCGGACTGTGGCACGACATCGCATCGTGAAATCGCGTTGGCGAATCAATTGGGGCTCGACGTTATTGTGACGGATCATCATCAGACGGACGGGGAGTTGCCTCCCGCCGTGGCGGTGATGAACCCCCATCGTCGCGACGCGCGGTATCCGTTTCACGGATTGTGTTCGGGCGGGTTGGCCTACAAGGTGGCGTGCGCGTACGAAGCCCGTCACGGAAGCGGGGAGGTGCCGACGGACGCGCTTCTGGACTTGGTGGCGCTTTCGACCATCGCCGACGTCGTTCCGCTGCAGGACGAGAATCGCGTCTTTGTGCGCGAGGGATTGGCACAACTGTCCCGTGGGGCGCGCTGCGGAATCCGAGCCTTGAAGCTGGTGTCCGGTCTGGCGAACGACTGCACGGCGGATGCGATCGCGTTCAAACTGGCGCCGAGATTGAATGCGGCCGGACGGTTGGATGAAGGCCTGAAGGGGGTTCGGCTGCTGACCACGGAGTCCGAAGCGGAGGCGAAGCGGTTGGCCGAGGAGCTTGATCAATTGAATCGACTCCGCCAGAGGCTGGAGTCCGAGATCATGCGGGACGCGACGGCCGCGGTGGAAGCGGGTGAGCTGCCTGATGCGATCGTCGTGGCTTCTCGGGAATGGCACATGGGGGTGGTGGGCATCGTTGCGTCTCGTCTCGTGGAACGGTTTCATAGGCCGGCCGTGGTGATCGCTCTCGATGGGCGGGGGATCGGCAAGGGATCGGCCCGCACCATCCCCGGATTCGATCTGTATCAAGGGTTGGCTTCTTGCCGTGACCTGCTCCTGGCGTTCGGCGGACACCCCAGCGCGGCGGGAGTGACGGTGCATGAGAGCCGATTGTCCGAATTCGCCGGACGCTTTGCGGCGGTCGCGGGCCGGTGGGCGCAAGCCGCGCGCCGTGTCCCGACGCTGCATCTCGACTCCGAGGTGCGGTTGAACGAGGTGACCTATCGGTTACTCCAAGAGATCGGTTCGTTGCATCCGTTCGGGGCCGGCAATCCCGAACCGATGTTCGCGGGAAGACGGCTCGAAATCACAAACGCTCGGGTGGTGGGAGAGAAACATCTGAAGATGACGCTACGCCAGGAGGGATCGCCGCCTTTTGATGGAATCGGCTTTGGGATGAAATCTCTGGAAACTCAGGGGGTGTCTCTGAGAGATCTTGTGGACGTGGCGTTCACGCCGGAGTTGAATCGCTGGAACGGGTATGACCGGATTCAGTTGCGGATCCGCGATATACGGCCGTCGGATGGAGCATAG
- a CDS encoding NHL domain-containing protein translates to MDTQLTSKETGARTAVGLIDTFAGNGKARSTGDGKPAVKAGIPLPHHAALDKDEQWLYFAESGSDRVRRINLQTGTIHNFAGIGETCYCGDDGPCGEAGLYLPLDVAFDSQNNLYICDSGSNRIRRVDRDTGIITTVVGTGLHGFNGDGPATEVNLTWPAAIAFDQDDVLYIADTQAHRVRRYDPKTGMVTTIAGIWTEEDEARDQPLVARNLVVLSGDAIGIDFSDDQGWLMPVCSDGLDLSLYLDDGRPALEARLYDVVGLAVDRNGDLYLVDKGSNRIRKIDRRTGVIGTVAGVCRYGYDGDGKPAVRAMLHAPEAVAIDRENNLYISDTMNHRVRKVDAATGVITTVAGTGDSGYEDNHMGGCGAARFVAKESAGLLKPGEGLLGVEAVVNAPVGLAMDSQGCLYICERGENRIRRLRLA, encoded by the coding sequence GTGGACACGCAATTGACGTCGAAAGAAACGGGTGCGCGAACGGCCGTCGGGCTGATCGACACGTTTGCCGGCAACGGGAAGGCCCGCAGCACGGGCGACGGCAAGCCGGCGGTCAAAGCGGGGATTCCGCTTCCTCACCACGCCGCGCTGGACAAAGACGAACAATGGCTCTACTTCGCGGAGTCCGGTTCGGATCGCGTCCGCCGCATCAATCTTCAGACCGGGACGATTCACAATTTTGCCGGAATCGGCGAAACCTGTTATTGCGGAGATGACGGCCCGTGCGGCGAGGCCGGACTGTACCTGCCGTTGGACGTGGCGTTTGATTCGCAAAACAACCTGTACATTTGTGACTCGGGGAGCAATCGCATCCGCAGGGTGGACCGCGATACCGGCATCATTACGACGGTGGTCGGAACGGGACTGCATGGCTTTAACGGCGACGGTCCCGCCACGGAGGTGAATCTCACCTGGCCAGCGGCCATCGCGTTCGATCAGGATGACGTGCTCTATATCGCGGATACCCAGGCGCACCGCGTGAGGCGGTATGACCCCAAGACCGGCATGGTGACGACGATCGCCGGAATCTGGACGGAGGAAGACGAAGCCCGCGATCAGCCTTTGGTCGCCCGCAATCTGGTCGTGCTCTCCGGCGACGCCATCGGCATCGATTTCAGCGATGATCAGGGGTGGCTCATGCCGGTTTGCTCCGACGGATTGGATCTGTCGCTGTATCTTGACGATGGGCGACCGGCTCTGGAAGCGCGGTTGTACGACGTCGTCGGCCTCGCCGTCGATCGGAACGGCGATCTGTACCTTGTGGACAAGGGCAGCAACCGAATCAGAAAGATCGATCGGCGGACCGGGGTGATCGGCACCGTGGCCGGAGTGTGTCGATACGGGTACGACGGGGACGGCAAGCCGGCCGTCAGGGCCATGCTGCATGCGCCGGAAGCGGTGGCGATCGATCGCGAGAACAACCTGTACATCTCCGACACGATGAACCATCGAGTTCGGAAAGTGGACGCCGCGACCGGCGTCATCACGACGGTGGCGGGCACCGGCGACAGCGGCTATGAGGACAATCACATGGGCGGCTGCGGCGCCGCGCGGTTTGTCGCCAAAGAGTCGGCCGGTCTGTTGAAGCCGGGCGAGGGCCTCCTCGGCGTCGAGGCGGTGGTCAACGCTCCCGTGGGGTTGGCGATGGATTCACAGGGATGTCTCTACATCTGCGAACGGGGAGAAAACAGGATACGCCGGCTGAGGCTCGCATGA
- a CDS encoding PDZ domain-containing protein: protein MKTRWSRPALVLFAVLLAADLAVADDAARTEVMTEEEAARLGEEFGVVVGAVDEEIQRELKLQRPQGVAVFEVIGNSRADYAGIKVRSVIKEIDKQEIRNMTEFGLALKKAMKSCNFTVGTYEPADPGDPVGWGVNFHFVGCKRD from the coding sequence ATGAAAACAAGATGGTCCCGACCGGCGCTGGTGCTGTTCGCCGTCTTGCTGGCCGCCGATCTCGCGGTCGCCGACGACGCGGCGCGGACCGAGGTCATGACGGAAGAGGAAGCGGCTCGGCTGGGAGAAGAGTTCGGAGTCGTGGTCGGCGCCGTGGATGAAGAGATCCAACGGGAGCTGAAGCTCCAACGGCCGCAAGGCGTGGCGGTGTTCGAAGTCATCGGCAATTCACGGGCGGACTACGCCGGCATCAAGGTTCGGTCGGTGATCAAGGAAATCGACAAACAGGAAATTCGGAACATGACGGAGTTCGGATTGGCCTTGAAGAAGGCGATGAAGAGCTGCAATTTCACCGTCGGGACGTATGAACCGGCCGATCCCGGCGATCCGGTCGGATGGGGCGTGAATTTCCATTTTGTCGGCTGCAAGCGGGATTAG
- a CDS encoding multiheme c-type cytochrome gives MDGRTGSGYRPVASIVALTVWFCALAGWVPEGASQDPRPQAIVEKAFPHSNKCKRCHERVFEEWELSPLSKSIHSPAFRASLDLFLKSPGGKDKSLCFRCHAPHVRAAPDHVPLFIDQTMSGDPSLDGVACSQCHLIKQVDRTKHPPEPNYETDSKILYGPYKDAVQNLAHQSKEADVFQKSDLCLNCHQSVPSAVNLGKANDLLGDWDKSRAVKVGRECQYCHMPEQVGESANGEKKRKVANHTFPGRIGKLRQEAAKLDVYTQVEGEKTTVRVTVQSLVPHNLPTTHPGWATVMLNLEVKGKNLKTVFADSRTYGRTYLNAKGDKTVFDFEAVKVLDDTVLKPEEMRVETFSFPTPKDTRTFDVEVTLNYGPITGPASFLERVEAESSKGSQDPVFQPIEIVKRTENVPVGK, from the coding sequence ATGGATGGCCGTACCGGGTCCGGCTATCGACCCGTCGCGTCGATCGTCGCGTTGACCGTTTGGTTCTGTGCTCTTGCCGGCTGGGTGCCTGAAGGAGCTTCGCAGGACCCCAGGCCGCAGGCGATCGTCGAAAAGGCCTTCCCCCATTCAAACAAGTGCAAACGGTGCCATGAGCGGGTGTTCGAGGAATGGGAACTGTCGCCCCTCTCAAAGTCCATTCATTCCCCCGCGTTCCGCGCCTCTCTCGATCTGTTTCTCAAGTCGCCCGGCGGTAAAGACAAAAGTCTTTGCTTCCGGTGCCATGCCCCGCACGTCCGTGCGGCTCCGGATCACGTTCCATTGTTTATCGATCAAACCATGTCCGGCGACCCGTCGCTCGACGGAGTCGCTTGCTCACAGTGTCATTTGATCAAACAGGTGGATCGCACGAAACATCCGCCGGAGCCGAACTATGAGACCGACAGCAAGATCTTATACGGCCCCTACAAAGACGCCGTCCAAAACCTGGCCCACCAATCGAAAGAGGCGGACGTGTTTCAGAAGTCCGATCTCTGTCTCAACTGCCACCAATCGGTGCCGTCCGCGGTCAATCTCGGAAAGGCCAACGACTTGCTGGGCGACTGGGATAAGAGCCGGGCGGTGAAGGTCGGGAGGGAATGCCAGTATTGTCACATGCCCGAACAGGTCGGCGAATCGGCCAACGGGGAGAAAAAGCGCAAGGTGGCCAACCATACGTTCCCGGGCCGCATCGGCAAGCTGCGCCAGGAAGCGGCCAAGTTGGACGTGTACACGCAGGTTGAGGGAGAGAAGACAACGGTCAGGGTGACCGTGCAAAGTTTGGTGCCGCACAATTTGCCGACCACTCATCCTGGATGGGCCACCGTCATGTTGAACCTTGAAGTCAAAGGCAAGAATCTCAAGACGGTCTTTGCGGACAGCAGGACCTATGGGAGAACCTACCTGAACGCCAAGGGGGATAAGACCGTGTTCGATTTTGAAGCGGTGAAAGTCCTGGACGATACGGTGCTGAAACCCGAAGAGATGCGAGTCGAAACCTTTTCCTTCCCGACGCCGAAAGACACCCGCACCTTTGACGTCGAAGTCACCTTGAATTACGGGCCGATTACGGGACCGGCCTCCTTTCTTGAAAGGGTCGAAGCTGAATCCTCCAAAGGCTCCCAGGACCCTGTCTTCCAACCGATCGAGATCGTCAAGCGAACGGAGAACGTGCCGGTCGGCAAGTAA